The genome window TCAGTGAGCTGCCCCAGGTGAATCCGGCGCCAAATGCAGCCATCACGATGTTGTCACCTTTGTTCAATTTTCCGGCCTGATACACTTCCGAAAGTGCCAGCGGAATGGTGGCGGCTGTGGTGTTGCCAAACCGATCGATGTTGATCACCACCTGATCTTCGCGCAATTTCATGCGTTTTGCGGCGGCGTCGATAATCCGCAAATTGGCCTGATGCGGGATAAAAAATTTGATATCTTCGCCGGTAAGTTGATTTTTTTCAATTATTTCCGCAGCAACATCCGCCATGCGGGTTACCGCGAATTTGTAAACGGTTCGCCCATCCTGATAAATATAGTGCAGGCGACTGTCCACGGTTTCGTGGGATGCGGGGTGCAAACTGCCGCCGCCCATCATGTGCAGAAATTGTCCCCCGGAGCCATCGCTGCGCAAAATGGAATCGAGCACGCCGTAATTTTCGTCTTCGGATGGTTCCAGCAAAACGGCGCCGGCAGCATCGCCAAACAAAATGCAGGTGGTGCGATCGGTAAAATCGAGAATCGAGCTCATTTTATCCGCCCCGATCACCAGCACTTTTTTATACATGCCGCTTTCGATAAACTGGGCACCTGTTGCCAATGCATACACAAATCCGGTGCATGCGCCGTTCAAATCCATTCCCCATGCGCGATTTGCGCCGAGCATGTCCTGAACCCGGCAGCCTGTGCTCGGGAAAAATGTATCCGGCGTTACGGTTGCCACGATAACCAGATCGATTTCATTCGGATCGATTTGTTTTTCATCGAGAATCATTTTGGCGGCTTGCCACGCCATGTATGATGTGGCTTTGTCTTCCTCCAGAATGCGCCGTTCGCGAATACCGGTTCGGCTGACAATCCACTCATCATTGGTTTCTACGAGTTTCTCTAAATCTTTATTTGTTAATACCTTGGATGGTACATAATGGCCTACGCCTGTGATGATTGCGTTTCGCCCCATAAGAGACCTCTTGCGCTTAGCTCTTCTTCGATATGTTTGTTTACCTGCTTTTCGCCCATGATTTTTGCCACGTGAATAGCATTTTTCAGGGCCTTTGCGGAGGAGCTGCCGTGGCAAATGATGGAAATGCCATCGATGCCGAGCAGCGGTACGCCGCCGTATTCTTCGTAATCGTATGCGCGTTTCATTGCGCGGAAAGCCGGACGCATCAAAAATGCCCCCGTCAGTGAAAATAAATTTTGTTTGATTCGCCGTTTCAGGCTGTTGCCAAAAATACCCACAATGCTTTCCGCAAATTTGAGCACTACGTTTCCGGTAAATCCGTCGGTAACGATGACATCCGCTTTATCATGCAGAATGTCCCGCCCTTCGATGTTTCCGATAAAATTTTCCAGATGCTTTTGCATCAGGTCGTGTGCGGCGAGCACCAGTTCATTGCCTTTGGATTTTTCCTCGCCGATGCTCAGCAAAGCCACCCGGGATTTGGCGAGATTGGTGGCATATTCAATAAAAATACCGCCCATAATCCCAAATTGCAGCAGGTTGATCGGTTTGCAATCTGCATTCGCACCCACATCGATGAGCAAAACAACACCGCTCTCGCGTGGCAAAAATGCCCCAATCGCCGGTCGGCTGACGCCTTTTATTCGCCCGAGTGTCAGCAGGCTGGCAGCCATTTGGGCACCGGTGCTTCCGGCGCTTACAAAGGCATCTGCTTCACCATCGCGGATCATGCGAATGCCTTTAACCATGGACGAGTCCTTTTTTTTGCGGACCGCCGTGGCTGGCTGGTCGTGCATGTCAATTACTTCTGTGGCATGCACAACCCGGATATTGTGGGGAGATATGATGTGGCTGGCGATCTCTTCCTCAATTGCCGTTTTATCGCCAACAAGGATTACCTGATCTCTACCGCGTTCTTCGCGATCATATAAAATCGCCCCATGAACCGGGGCTTTCGGGGCCAGATCACCACCCATTGCATCTACAACTATGCGCAATTTGCTGCTCCTGTGTGGTTAGCCGGGTGTTAATCAGCCGTTATTTAGGCTTCTTCTGCATCTGTAATGCGTTGATTTTTGTATACGCCACATTTCGGGCAGGCGTGGTGCGGCAGTTTTGATTCGCCACAGTTGGTGCATTCGGTCAGGCTGGGCGCTGTCAGTTTCCGGTACCAATTTGCCCGGCGCATGTCACGCTTCGACTTGGATATTTTGCGTTTTGGATTCGCCATCTCTTCAATCTCCTAAAACATGTCTTGATATAGTAATGTTATTTAACCGTCTAATTTGGATATCGCAAGGATTTATTTCGAAAAAAACATCGATTTACTTGCGCAATGCGCCAAGTTTCTCCCAGCGCGGATCGATACCGTCGTTACTGCAACTACATGGCTCAGTGTTCAGATTCGCACCGCATCCGGCGCAAATACCTTTGCAGTCCTCGTCGCAGAGCATTTTCATTGGCGTGTTGATGATCAAATATTCAACCAGCCAATCGGTAATGGATAGCTCTGCCGTGTCTTTTGGCAAATGAATGACGTTTTCTTCGTCTGTTTCAACGGCGTTTTCGCCGATCTGAATCAGCATTGAAAATTCAATATTCACCGGTTTTTCGTATTCTGTCAGGCATCTGTCGCAGATGTAAACCGCTGTTGTTTCTGCAGTTATCTCTGCCTGAATCGTGTTGCCGTATTTGTTCAGCATTACATTGGTTTTTACCGGATTCGGATACAACTCTTTCCGAAAAAAGTCCAGTGCATCCAATAGAACGGATTCGCTGAAATGATGGATTCCGTCCTGCAAATGTAAAATTGGCAACTTCATTATCATTCCCTATAATACAATTTATCAATTTAGTTTACAACGCCAGTTTTGTCAAGCGCTTTGTTAATTCTCGTTGTTGAAAAGTGCGAGTTTCATTTTTTGCTTTTGTAAAAAATAACTTGTTTTCCCGGCAGAGGGTGTTAATTTTTCCTGACTAAATCAAATTTGATAATACATGTGAAAGATTCCTGCAAAATGGGAGAAATTAATTATGCGTAAGGTATTGTTCCTATTCATCCTGGTACTGTTTGTCGCAAGCTGCCAGCAGCAGCCGCAAACGGAAGCTTCGGCAGATGCAAAAAGCAACGAAACCAGCGAAATGGATGAAAAATCACTTCTGGAAAAAGCCGATCCTGCGGGTGAATATGGCAAAGGTGTGGCAGTAACCGAAGCAACGGAGATTGCGGCAATTCTCGCAGAACCGGAAGCTTTCGAAGGCAAAACCGTGTTGGTGAAAGGCGAAGTTGCCGAAGTTTGTGCAATGCGCGGTTGCTGGATGGATGTTGCCAGCGGTGCGGAAAAAATTCGTATAAAAGTAAGAGATGGCGATATTGTTTTCCCGCTCAGCGCTGTAGGACATGAAGCCGCTGTTGAAGGAATGGTTGAAAGATTGGATCTCTCCCGGGAAAAAGCTGTCGAATGGCTGGCGCACGAAGCCGAAGAAAAGGGTGAAGCATTCGATTCCACCAGCGTTACCGGACCTTTAACCATCTGGCGAATTAAAGGCGCCGGCGCAGTTATTCAGGCAAAATCCTGAGATCGTTCATGAAAGTTCAACGCATAATGGAAACCTGCATTTATTGCAGGGATTTGGTCGCCGCAGAAGCATTTTATACAACTGTTCTCGGTTGCGAGGTGCTGACAAAAGAGCCTGACCGACACGTGTTTTTCAAATTGGCCAATGCGATGCTGCTCGTTTTTAATCCCGATAACACGATGTCGCCGGGAAGCGATATTCCGCCGCACGGCGCATATGGCGAAGGGCACGTCGCGTTCGCGATGCGCGAAGACCAGGTCGGGAAATGGCGGGAAAAACTTGCCGACAATAACGTGTCAATCGAAATGGAAATCGAGTGGCCAAACGGCGGCATCTCAATTTATTTCCGCGATCCGGCGAACAATAGCGTGGAACTGATTACACCCAAAACCTGGGGGTATTGATGCAAATGGCAAACCAGAATTTTGGGCAAAAAACAATAATACTTAACATACGTAATATTATGATTAACAGGTAGAAGGAGTATCTTGAATGAAAAAGAATTTCCTGTTCACTTCGGAGTCGGTTTCCGCCGGACATCCGGACAAGGTTTGTGATTGCGTTTCGGATACCATTGTGGACGCTATTTTTGAATCGGGCGGCGATGTGCGCGGCAATCGCGCAGCCATCGAAACAATGGTAACCAAAAACCTGACCGTGCTCACCGGCGAAGTAAAAATTCCCGACGGCGTGGAAATCGATTACGAAGCACTGGCGCGCAAAGCCATACGGGAAATCGGTTACGACAATGCCGAACTTCAATTTGACCACAACTGCGAAATTATTAACCGGGTTCACAAACAATCACCGGAAATTGCTGTTGGCGTGGATAGCGGCGGCGCCGGGGATCAGGGCATGATGTTCGGTTATGCAACCAACGAAACGCCGGAACTGATGCCATTGCCCATTACCATGGCCCACAAAATTGTTCGCGCGCTGGATGAATCGCGACTGAACGGCAAAATCCCGTTTTTGCGCCCGGACGGCAAATCGCAGGTAACCGTGCGTTACGAAGACTGGAAACCGGTTGCTATCGAAAAAGTGGTGGTGGCAGTGCCGCATCATCCCTCCAAAACCAATGATGACGTAAAAGAAGTTGTTTATAATCAAATCGTTACGCCTTTACTAAAGGAATACGGTTTGCCTTTCGATCGCTCCGAAAACAGCTATATTGTGAATGGCACCGGTGTTTGGACAATCGGTGGTCCGGTATCCGATGCCGGTTTGACCGGACGTAAAATTATCGTCGATACCTATGGCGGAATGGGTCGCCACGGCGGCGGCGCATTTTCCGGAAAAGATCCTTCCAAAGTGGATCGCTCCGGTGCATACGCAGCGCGTTATGTTGCCAAAAATCTGGTAGCTGCCGGCGTTGCGGATCGGGTGGAAATTCAGGTTGCCTACGTTATTGGTCACGCAGATCCGGTTTCGGTGATGGTGGAGTGTTTCGGTACTCACAAAATTGCAGAAAGCCGCATCGTCGAAATCGTTGAAAACGTATTTGACCTGCGCCCGCGCGGCATCATGGAAGCATTGAAACTGCAAAGCCCCGGCTATCGCCAAACAGCAGCTTACGGTCATTTTGGCCGCAGCGAATCGCGGTTTACCTGGGAATCTGTGGATAAAGTTGATGCGATCCGTAAGATGATGTAAACAATTGGAATGAATGTGTAAATTACCGGTTTTTGTGAAAAGCGGGGCAGAAAAGCGTTATTTTTTCTCTCCGCTTTTTTAATTTTGACCGATAATAAGGTAGTGTTTTGTAACGAAAAATGAATCTTTTGAATGCCCCGGAGGATGCAAATGCCCGAGCGCCAGAAACGCGTTCTGATCGTTGATGATGAAGAAGATTTGACCTGGACGCTATCTAAAAAATTATCCAAAGACAGTGATAAATTTGATGTTATGTGTGTCAACTCGGGGCGCGAAGCCATCGAAGTGCTCAATCAGGTGCCGTTTGATCTGGTGATTACCGATGTTCGCATGCCCGAAGTTAGCGGTTTGGAATTGTTGACCCAGGTGAAAGACCTTTATCCGTCTACCAAAGTGATCATCATGACAGCGTACGGATCGTCCGATGTGAAGAAAAATGCCACCTCGCAAGGATGCTTTAATTATATCGAGAAACCGTTTGAAATCAACGAGTTACGCAGGCAAATTCTTGAGGCGCTGGAGCAGAAAAAAGGTTTCAAAGGCAGTGTGTCGGATTTCCAGTTGAGCGACATCATCCAGTTGAATTGTTACGGCAGAATCAGCTCCGGATTGCGGGTCATTTGCGATGACGAAGTGGGCATGATATTTTTTCAGGAAGGCAATATTGTGCACGCCGAAACGCCGCGTTTCGAAGGCGAGAGCGCGTTTTACCACATCATGAGCTGGCAGGGTGGAGAATTTCAGGTGATGCGCAACCAACTGCCGCCTCGCGAAACCATCACACGCGGCTGGCAAAGCCTGTTGCTGGAAAGTCTGCGCCGGCTGGACGAAAGCTCCGACCTCGCCAAACAGGAAGCGGAGCGCGAAAAACAACGTCGCCAAAACCGCCTCAAAACAATCGTTGAAAAAATTTGCAATGCAGAAAATGTTGAACATGTGCTGATTCACTCCCGCGCCGGTTTTCCGCTTTTTTATGATGGGAATATTTCGGAACGCCCGGAAATTATCAGCGATTTGGGCAATTATATTGCCAATGTTTTGGAAGGCATTATCAAATCGACCCGATTTTTGAAAGGCGGGCGACTGGATTATTGGGAAATGCAGTTTGAAAAACGCACGCTGGTGATGTTCAAAATTCCCCGGCAGGATGCATATTTATCCGTTATTGGCCGGGAAGGTGTGAACAGTGGTTTTATGCGTGTCGAAGTTAAAAAGCATCTCAAAGAGCTGGCGAATTTATTGTGATGCCAGTTCCCCGTAAAAAACCATGCTGCCAAAGGTGACAATAGATTGGGTATCCGGCTGTAAATTTTGCTGATAACCGACTGTTTTTACTGAACTTTTCTTCATCAACTGCATCAATGTGAAAATTGCCGAGCAGGCATCTACATTCCGTTTCAACAAATCCTTTTCCATCAAATTGTGAAATTCTTCGGGGTCAAATTCACTGATAATCCGGAACATGGTTTCGTCCGCTGTGCGGATTTCGGCTGCTTTCGTTTCGTCCACTTTGAACGGATCGTCAAATTTGGGTCCCATGTGCGCCAGATCGACACTTAAAATAATTTGAATATTGCGACCATCTTCCAAAATTACGCGTTTTAACGCAGAAATAGCTTTGTTGATTTCCGGCACCTGATCCAGTTGTTTCCCGGCGCGGATGTGCGGTTCCGGCGAGCCGCATAAAATCGGCACAATTTGATAGGAATGGCTAAAACTGTGCTGCAAAAACGGCAACTGAAATTCGATAGAATGTTCAGTCCGGTGCGCCCAATCGCCTTTGGTGAAATCTGTTCCGGCGTATTCGCCCCATTTTTCGATGAACGCGCGATCTGTTTGCACAACGCCCAGCGGCGTTTCAAAATCCTTAGCCGTTGCGGTAAAAAAACCGCCGCCGCCATAATGTGCAACGCCTAATATAATGTATACGTCCGCCGGGTTTCCGGCTTCGATCAATGGTTTGTAAGCGTGGGTGTAACATGTGCCGCCCACCCGCAGGTCGATATGCGGCGCCATAATTGCCACCAGATTATGGGTTACCGGATGTGCGTTGAGCTTGCCGTTGCGCAACGGTAGTCCGGCGCCTTCCGTATCATTATAAAATGCATCGATTTGGGCGCGCAACATTTCGGAATCTTTGGGATAGGAACCACCCGCATGCCATGCCGGGCGAACAGTAGCTTTTCGGAAATCCATCTGCAACTCCTCATAATAATCCCGGAAACGGGGGCTGTTCAGGTAGTAGTTTTCATCGAGAATCTGGATCAATTGAAAGATGTGTTCGTCGTCGAGCAAAATGCCTTGAAACTGGCTGGCAAACTCCATTTTAATATCGCGGGGGGAGTGTTGCCCGTCGAACATGGACAGGATAAACAGTTCCGCGGGTGACACGACTAACGGTGATGTGGCAATTTCCTGGGGATCGCGGATATAAAAAAGCGAGTCGCCGCCTTCTTCGTAAGGGAAGGCGTCCACATAGCGCATCACCGGTCGGTTCATCATGTCTATCATGCAGCGTATCTCCTTTGTAAACAAATGCTTAGAAAAAATATTTTTTGCGAAAACAACCGATAATTGCCGGCGTTTTCTGTGTGAATCGCGATTTCGCCATTCGTTTTGATTTGATTTTTTGATCGGTGGGAACCCACCAACTCCTGCAAAAAGGGTCGCTTATCCGATTGATTGATTGATAACATTCATTCGCCAAAACAACACACCCAAAAACCCGGCGATACTCCAAAACGTGCTGGACTCTGACCGGAACGCCTCGCGATAATCTGCTGTTTCGCGCTCTCCCGGATATGGTTTCAGTGCCGGAAGCCACGCCGGAACAGCCTGCCGGTAACGATCATATGCAGCTCCAAACGCAGATTGCAGCGCATTTTCTTCCGCCCGGACGATAAATATATATTGCAAGCCAAAATATAGCCACACAAAAAACAGGAAAAATGGCAGCCACAAATTGGCAATAATTGTTACGCCGCTATAGATAATCAGATTCCCGATGTAAATGGGATTGCGGACAAATGCGTACGGTCCGCCGACGGCTAATTTTGGGGTGTTGATGATGTGTTGGCGGGTTTCTTTTCCGGTGTAGGCAACGCTCCAGATGCGCAATATCTCGCCCGCAATAACCCAAAAAATTCCCGCCGCAAAACTGTTTGGCGTGGGTTGTGCGAGGAAAAAAAACAGGAGCACAATTGGGTATGGCGTGTATCCGCGCAGGCGAAACAGCCGTTTACCGAAGCTGCCAGTGTTTTTTGACCAGTTCTGTATGTTCATCGATGCTGTTTAGAATCAACCGGGCAACGTGCAGCGCCCGTCGTCCGTCTTCCGCGGTTACCGGTGGTGTTTGGTCGTTAATAATCGATTGACAAAATTGCTGAAGTTCATATTGCAGCGGATTGAGATCCGCTTTTTCCAGCCGCGAATATCGGATGTTACGCTGTTCTGTTCCCTGTTGAATTTGACCCAGCGAAAACGCCAGGGTTTCTTTTGATGGCTTAAATTCATCTTTTTCAATATGATAAATCTCCGAAATGCCTTCCAGAAAATCAACTGAAATATATGCGTCCGGTTGAAAAAAGCGCATTTTTCGCATTTTCCGGGCGGAGATACGGCTGGCGGTAACGTTGGCAACGCAGCCGTTTTCAAACAAAATGCGGCAGTTGGCGATATCTTCTGTCGGCGAAATG of Calditrichia bacterium contains these proteins:
- a CDS encoding ketoacyl-ACP synthase III, with the translated sequence MGRNAIITGVGHYVPSKVLTNKDLEKLVETNDEWIVSRTGIRERRILEEDKATSYMAWQAAKMILDEKQIDPNEIDLVIVATVTPDTFFPSTGCRVQDMLGANRAWGMDLNGACTGFVYALATGAQFIESGMYKKVLVIGADKMSSILDFTDRTTCILFGDAAGAVLLEPSEDENYGVLDSILRSDGSGGQFLHMMGGGSLHPASHETVDSRLHYIYQDGRTVYKFAVTRMADVAAEIIEKNQLTGEDIKFFIPHQANLRIIDAAAKRMKLREDQVVINIDRFGNTTAATIPLALSEVYQAGKLNKGDNIVMAAFGAGFTWGSSLIRWAI
- the plsX gene encoding phosphate acyltransferase PlsX, which codes for MRIVVDAMGGDLAPKAPVHGAILYDREERGRDQVILVGDKTAIEEEIASHIISPHNIRVVHATEVIDMHDQPATAVRKKKDSSMVKGIRMIRDGEADAFVSAGSTGAQMAASLLTLGRIKGVSRPAIGAFLPRESGVVLLIDVGANADCKPINLLQFGIMGGIFIEYATNLAKSRVALLSIGEEKSKGNELVLAAHDLMQKHLENFIGNIEGRDILHDKADVIVTDGFTGNVVLKFAESIVGIFGNSLKRRIKQNLFSLTGAFLMRPAFRAMKRAYDYEEYGGVPLLGIDGISIICHGSSSAKALKNAIHVAKIMGEKQVNKHIEEELSARGLLWGETQSSQA
- the rpmF gene encoding 50S ribosomal protein L32; this encodes MANPKRKISKSKRDMRRANWYRKLTAPSLTECTNCGESKLPHHACPKCGVYKNQRITDAEEA
- a CDS encoding DUF177 domain-containing protein, whose translation is MKLPILHLQDGIHHFSESVLLDALDFFRKELYPNPVKTNVMLNKYGNTIQAEITAETTAVYICDRCLTEYEKPVNIEFSMLIQIGENAVETDEENVIHLPKDTAELSITDWLVEYLIINTPMKMLCDEDCKGICAGCGANLNTEPCSCSNDGIDPRWEKLGALRK
- a CDS encoding DUF4920 domain-containing protein translates to MRKVLFLFILVLFVASCQQQPQTEASADAKSNETSEMDEKSLLEKADPAGEYGKGVAVTEATEIAAILAEPEAFEGKTVLVKGEVAEVCAMRGCWMDVASGAEKIRIKVRDGDIVFPLSAVGHEAAVEGMVERLDLSREKAVEWLAHEAEEKGEAFDSTSVTGPLTIWRIKGAGAVIQAKS
- a CDS encoding VOC family protein; the encoded protein is MKVQRIMETCIYCRDLVAAEAFYTTVLGCEVLTKEPDRHVFFKLANAMLLVFNPDNTMSPGSDIPPHGAYGEGHVAFAMREDQVGKWREKLADNNVSIEMEIEWPNGGISIYFRDPANNSVELITPKTWGY
- a CDS encoding methionine adenosyltransferase, whose protein sequence is MKKNFLFTSESVSAGHPDKVCDCVSDTIVDAIFESGGDVRGNRAAIETMVTKNLTVLTGEVKIPDGVEIDYEALARKAIREIGYDNAELQFDHNCEIINRVHKQSPEIAVGVDSGGAGDQGMMFGYATNETPELMPLPITMAHKIVRALDESRLNGKIPFLRPDGKSQVTVRYEDWKPVAIEKVVVAVPHHPSKTNDDVKEVVYNQIVTPLLKEYGLPFDRSENSYIVNGTGVWTIGGPVSDAGLTGRKIIVDTYGGMGRHGGGAFSGKDPSKVDRSGAYAARYVAKNLVAAGVADRVEIQVAYVIGHADPVSVMVECFGTHKIAESRIVEIVENVFDLRPRGIMEALKLQSPGYRQTAAYGHFGRSESRFTWESVDKVDAIRKMM
- a CDS encoding response regulator: MPERQKRVLIVDDEEDLTWTLSKKLSKDSDKFDVMCVNSGREAIEVLNQVPFDLVITDVRMPEVSGLELLTQVKDLYPSTKVIIMTAYGSSDVKKNATSQGCFNYIEKPFEINELRRQILEALEQKKGFKGSVSDFQLSDIIQLNCYGRISSGLRVICDDEVGMIFFQEGNIVHAETPRFEGESAFYHIMSWQGGEFQVMRNQLPPRETITRGWQSLLLESLRRLDESSDLAKQEAEREKQRRQNRLKTIVEKICNAENVEHVLIHSRAGFPLFYDGNISERPEIISDLGNYIANVLEGIIKSTRFLKGGRLDYWEMQFEKRTLVMFKIPRQDAYLSVIGREGVNSGFMRVEVKKHLKELANLL
- the amrB gene encoding AmmeMemoRadiSam system protein B; its protein translation is MIDMMNRPVMRYVDAFPYEEGGDSLFYIRDPQEIATSPLVVSPAELFILSMFDGQHSPRDIKMEFASQFQGILLDDEHIFQLIQILDENYYLNSPRFRDYYEELQMDFRKATVRPAWHAGGSYPKDSEMLRAQIDAFYNDTEGAGLPLRNGKLNAHPVTHNLVAIMAPHIDLRVGGTCYTHAYKPLIEAGNPADVYIILGVAHYGGGGFFTATAKDFETPLGVVQTDRAFIEKWGEYAGTDFTKGDWAHRTEHSIEFQLPFLQHSFSHSYQIVPILCGSPEPHIRAGKQLDQVPEINKAISALKRVILEDGRNIQIILSVDLAHMGPKFDDPFKVDETKAAEIRTADETMFRIISEFDPEEFHNLMEKDLLKRNVDACSAIFTLMQLMKKSSVKTVGYQQNLQPDTQSIVTFGSMVFYGELASQ
- a CDS encoding isoprenylcysteine carboxylmethyltransferase family protein; this encodes MNIQNWSKNTGSFGKRLFRLRGYTPYPIVLLFFFLAQPTPNSFAAGIFWVIAGEILRIWSVAYTGKETRQHIINTPKLAVGGPYAFVRNPIYIGNLIIYSGVTIIANLWLPFFLFFVWLYFGLQYIFIVRAEENALQSAFGAAYDRYRQAVPAWLPALKPYPGERETADYREAFRSESSTFWSIAGFLGVLFWRMNVINQSIG